From a single Nissabacter sp. SGAir0207 genomic region:
- a CDS encoding DUF485 domain-containing protein codes for MNDAIYQGIEKDPRFRELVRKRGRFAWLLSIITLVLYVSFILLIAFDPQWLGTPIGTDTVITRGIPVGIGLILISFILTGIYVFRANGEFDRLTQELVRGVKP; via the coding sequence ATGAATGATGCGATTTATCAAGGGATTGAAAAGGACCCGCGCTTTAGGGAATTGGTGCGAAAACGTGGCCGCTTTGCCTGGCTGCTCTCAATCATCACGCTGGTGTTGTATGTCAGCTTTATTTTGCTGATCGCGTTCGATCCGCAGTGGCTGGGCACCCCCATCGGGACGGACACGGTGATCACCCGCGGTATTCCGGTTGGGATCGGGCTGATCCTGATCTCCTTCATCCTGACTGGGATCTACGTCTTCCGGGCCAATGGCGAGTTTGATCGCCTGACGCAGGAGCTGGTGCGTGGGGTGAAGCCATGA
- the actP gene encoding cation/acetate symporter ActP, whose translation MNAKLIASLALLALPSAALARVAGDVQRQPLNIQAIILFVLFVGATLYITYWAAKRTRSRQDYYTAGGRITGFQNGLAIAGDFMSAASFLGISALVYTSGYDGLIYSIGFLIGWPIILFLIAERLRNLGRYTFADVASYRLQQKPIRLLSACGSLVVVALYLIAQMVGAGKLIQLLFGLNYHIAVILVGILMVLYVLFGGMLATTWVQIIKAVLLLAGASFMALMVMKSVGFDFNRLFTEAISTHPKGLAIMSPGGLVSDPISALSLGLALMFGTAGLPHILMRFFTVNDAKEARKSVFYATGFIGYFYILTFIIGFGAIFLVGGNPIFKDATGALLGGTNMAAVHLANAVGGNFFLGFISAVAFATILAVVAGLTLAGASAVSHDLYASVVKNGKATEQDELRVSKITVLILGIVAIGLGILFEKQNIAFMVGLAFSIAASCNFPIIILSMYWAKLTTRGAMIGGWLGLLTAVLLMILGPTIWVQILGHAAPIYPYEYPALFSMIVAFVGTWLFSITDHSVQGEQERARFFSQFVRSQTGVGISQSVEH comes from the coding sequence ATGAATGCCAAGTTGATCGCTTCGCTGGCGCTGCTGGCACTACCTTCAGCCGCGCTGGCGCGGGTAGCCGGTGATGTCCAGCGGCAACCGCTGAACATCCAGGCCATCATCCTGTTTGTGCTGTTTGTTGGGGCGACCCTCTACATCACCTATTGGGCCGCCAAACGCACCCGCTCACGCCAGGATTACTACACGGCGGGCGGGCGCATCACTGGTTTCCAAAATGGGTTGGCGATTGCCGGCGACTTTATGTCTGCGGCTTCGTTCCTCGGTATCTCGGCGCTGGTCTATACCTCTGGCTACGATGGCCTGATCTACTCCATCGGTTTCTTGATCGGTTGGCCAATCATCCTGTTTTTGATTGCTGAGCGTCTGCGTAACCTTGGGCGCTACACCTTCGCCGATGTCGCCTCTTACCGCCTGCAACAGAAGCCGATCCGGCTGCTGTCAGCATGTGGCTCACTGGTGGTGGTCGCGCTCTACCTGATTGCCCAGATGGTAGGCGCCGGCAAGTTGATTCAGCTGCTGTTTGGCCTTAACTACCATATTGCGGTGATTTTGGTTGGGATTTTGATGGTGCTGTATGTGCTGTTCGGCGGCATGTTGGCGACCACTTGGGTGCAGATTATCAAAGCCGTGCTGCTATTGGCTGGTGCCAGCTTTATGGCGCTGATGGTGATGAAATCCGTGGGCTTTGATTTCAACCGGCTCTTCACAGAGGCAATCAGCACCCATCCCAAAGGGCTGGCGATTATGAGTCCCGGTGGATTGGTTTCTGACCCGATTTCCGCCCTCTCCCTTGGCCTGGCACTGATGTTTGGTACCGCCGGTTTGCCACACATCCTGATGCGCTTCTTCACCGTGAATGATGCCAAAGAGGCCCGGAAAAGCGTGTTCTACGCCACCGGCTTCATCGGCTACTTCTATATCCTGACCTTTATTATCGGGTTTGGCGCAATCTTCCTGGTGGGCGGCAACCCGATCTTCAAAGACGCCACCGGTGCCCTGCTGGGCGGCACCAATATGGCGGCGGTACATCTGGCCAATGCGGTCGGCGGTAACTTCTTCCTTGGTTTTATCTCTGCCGTCGCCTTCGCTACTATTCTGGCTGTGGTCGCGGGTCTGACACTGGCCGGTGCCTCTGCGGTCTCCCATGACCTGTACGCCAGCGTGGTGAAGAATGGTAAGGCGACCGAGCAGGATGAGCTGCGCGTTTCCAAGATCACGGTGCTGATCCTGGGGATCGTGGCGATAGGACTGGGGATTTTGTTTGAGAAGCAGAACATCGCTTTCATGGTCGGGCTGGCCTTCTCTATCGCAGCCAGCTGCAATTTCCCGATTATTATTCTGTCGATGTACTGGGCAAAACTGACCACTCGCGGTGCCATGATTGGCGGCTGGTTGGGGCTGTTGACGGCCGTCTTACTGATGATCCTTGGCCCGACAATTTGGGTACAGATCCTCGGCCATGCCGCGCCAATTTACCCTTATGAGTACCCTGCGCTGTTTTCCATGATCGTTGCCTTTGTCGGCACCTGGCTATTCTCGATCACCGATCATTCGGTGCAAGGTGAACAAGAGCGGGCGCGCTTCTTCTCCCAGTTTGTCCGTTCGCAAACCGGCGTAGGGATCTCGCAAAGCGTGGAACATTGA